The proteins below are encoded in one region of Pelagibacterium flavum:
- the mutM gene encoding bifunctional DNA-formamidopyrimidine glycosylase/DNA-(apurinic or apyrimidinic site) lyase: MPELPEVETVRRGLAPFIEGARIESVTLNRPDLRFPFPEGFVSRLEGQTITHLGRRAKYLIATLSDGGAWLSHLGMTGAFLVADRPLDEASRLNKGDGTGKHVHVVASLTHPSRGRVTLSYSDPRRFGFMDLFAPGAANPFTDSLGPEPLGNDLSAPYLAQRLKNKKGPIKTVLLDQRVIAGLGNIYVCEALYLSGIDPRRAGGTLNGGEIEKLVAAIRQVLAAAIAAGGSTLKDFAKADGQPGYFQHSFAVYGHEDDPCPRPGCGGTTERIVQAGRSTFFCPACQR; encoded by the coding sequence ATGCCCGAATTGCCCGAAGTTGAAACCGTGCGGCGCGGACTGGCCCCCTTCATCGAGGGCGCGCGGATCGAGAGCGTCACGCTCAACCGTCCCGACCTGCGGTTTCCGTTTCCCGAGGGGTTCGTTTCCCGGCTCGAAGGACAGACGATCACCCATCTTGGGCGGCGGGCCAAATATCTGATCGCGACGCTCTCGGATGGCGGAGCGTGGCTCTCTCATCTGGGGATGACCGGGGCGTTTCTCGTCGCCGACCGGCCGCTCGACGAGGCGAGCCGTCTCAACAAGGGCGATGGCACCGGCAAGCATGTTCATGTGGTGGCGAGCCTCACCCATCCTTCGCGCGGGCGCGTTACTCTATCCTATAGCGATCCGCGCCGGTTCGGGTTCATGGACCTGTTTGCGCCCGGGGCGGCCAACCCGTTCACCGATTCTCTGGGTCCTGAACCCTTGGGGAACGATCTGAGCGCGCCCTATCTGGCGCAAAGGCTGAAAAACAAGAAGGGGCCGATCAAGACGGTGCTGCTCGACCAGCGGGTGATCGCCGGGCTGGGCAATATCTATGTGTGCGAGGCACTGTATCTGAGCGGAATCGATCCGCGACGGGCCGGCGGCACACTCAATGGCGGCGAGATCGAAAAGCTCGTGGCGGCAATCCGGCAGGTGCTGGCGGCGGCGATCGCGGCGGGGGGCTCGACGCTCAAGGATTTTGCAAAGGCGGACGGCCAACCGGGCTATTTCCAGCACTCCTTTGCGGTGTATGGCCATGAGGATGATCCCTGCCCGAGGCCGGGATGCGGCGGAACGACAGAAAGAATCGTTCAAGCGGGGCGCAGCACATTTTTTTGCCCGGCGTGCCAGCGCTAA
- the rpsT gene encoding 30S ribosomal protein S20, protein MANTTSAKKAARKIEARTAKNTARRSRVRTYLRKVEEAIASGDQAAAAAALRAAEPELQRAAGKGVFHKNMADRKVSRLAKRVKALGA, encoded by the coding sequence ATGGCAAATACCACTTCGGCCAAGAAGGCCGCCCGCAAGATCGAAGCCCGGACCGCCAAGAACACGGCGCGCCGCAGCCGCGTTCGCACCTATCTGCGCAAGGTTGAAGAAGCGATTGCTTCGGGCGACCAGGCAGCTGCCGCAGCCGCGCTGCGCGCCGCCGAACCCGAACTGCAGCGCGCTGCCGGCAAGGGCGTGTTCCACAAGAACATGGCCGACCGCAAGGTTTCGCGCCTCGCCAAGCGCGTCAAGGCACTGGGCGCCTAA
- the ubiE gene encoding bifunctional demethylmenaquinone methyltransferase/2-methoxy-6-polyprenyl-1,4-benzoquinol methylase UbiE produces MTDNAQTTHFGTRTVPLGEKQGLVNDVFHKVASRYDLMNDLMSGGIHRVWKDLMVARLAPPRSGSRDYRVLDMAGGTGDVAMRILNASHGYARVTVSDINADMLAVGAERAKSWRYPANVDFVEANAEELPFENNSFDAYTIAFGIRNVPRIDKALSEAHRVLKRGGRILVLEFSKVDVPVLDKIYDLFSDHLIPPMGKMVTGDAQPYQYLVESIRNFPDPTTFSTMIETAGFKRVTHTALSGNIAALHGGWKL; encoded by the coding sequence ATGACCGACAACGCTCAAACCACCCATTTCGGAACGCGCACCGTCCCGCTGGGCGAAAAGCAGGGCCTGGTCAACGATGTCTTCCATAAGGTGGCCTCGCGCTACGATCTGATGAACGATCTGATGAGCGGTGGAATCCATAGAGTTTGGAAGGACCTGATGGTCGCCCGCCTCGCCCCGCCCCGCTCCGGGTCGCGCGATTACAGAGTGCTCGACATGGCCGGCGGCACCGGCGACGTCGCCATGCGCATCCTCAATGCCAGCCATGGTTATGCCAGGGTCACGGTCTCCGACATCAATGCCGACATGCTCGCCGTCGGCGCCGAACGCGCCAAGTCCTGGCGCTATCCGGCCAATGTCGATTTCGTTGAGGCCAATGCCGAAGAATTGCCGTTTGAAAACAACAGTTTCGATGCCTACACCATCGCCTTCGGCATCCGCAACGTACCCCGCATCGACAAGGCGTTGAGCGAAGCGCACAGGGTTCTCAAACGCGGCGGCCGCATTCTGGTGCTCGAATTTTCCAAAGTCGATGTGCCGGTACTCGACAAGATCTACGATCTCTTTTCCGATCACCTCATTCCGCCCATGGGCAAGATGGTGACCGGCGATGCCCAGCCCTATCAGTACCTCGTTGAATCCATTCGCAACTTCCCCGATCCGACCACATTCTCGACCATGATCGAAACCGCCGGCTTCAAGCGCGTTACCCACACCGCGCTTTCCGGCAATATCGCCGCTCTTCACGGGGGCTGGAAACTCTGA
- the ubiB gene encoding 2-polyprenylphenol 6-hydroxylase — translation MGLGTYLRLARAGFVLAREGALSLAEGHPIPPSAKLLVGIGRLIEKRDVRKTGRVTRLANALTRLGPVYVKLGQVLATRRDIVGFEIASDLAALQDALPPFDEKLVPGLLAEALGEKAAALKDISPPLAAASIAQVHKARLQTPQGERFVAVKLLRPKIRERFARDLDGLYALAGVAERFMPATRRFNGKKVVDALARSAMLEMDLRMEAAAMSELADNLGDDGDFRVPDVFWEQTGRSVLTTGWIDAIPIREVEKIEAAGMDRKKLAAGLIQSFLRQAIRDGFFHADMHPGNLFADPKTGGIVAVDFGIMGRIGKREQRFLAEILYGFITRDYYRVAELHLDIGYVPQTHTIDDFAQAIRAIGEPLVGRGADEISMARVLAQLIEVTELFDMTARPELVLLQKNMVLAEGTARLLDPQFNMWTAAEPVVGEWVRRAVGPQGKLEIAKEAIDEALDLARRLPDLGRRAERVLTRLEADQMRQDKTDPLIETLKWGSLATIVLAIISLIAHLGGAL, via the coding sequence ATGGGGCTTGGGACCTATCTAAGGCTCGCACGGGCCGGCTTTGTTCTGGCCCGCGAGGGCGCGCTCTCGCTCGCCGAGGGCCACCCCATTCCGCCGTCCGCCAAGCTGCTGGTCGGCATTGGCCGACTGATCGAAAAGCGCGATGTGCGCAAGACCGGTCGCGTCACGCGGCTGGCCAACGCCCTGACCCGGCTCGGCCCGGTCTATGTCAAGCTTGGCCAGGTTCTCGCCACCCGGCGCGACATCGTCGGGTTTGAAATCGCTTCCGATCTCGCCGCTCTACAGGACGCGCTGCCCCCGTTCGATGAAAAGCTCGTCCCCGGCCTCCTCGCCGAAGCGCTGGGCGAAAAGGCCGCAGCGCTCAAGGACATTTCCCCGCCCCTCGCCGCCGCCTCGATCGCCCAGGTCCACAAGGCCCGGCTCCAAACGCCGCAGGGCGAGCGCTTCGTCGCCGTCAAGCTCCTGCGCCCCAAAATCCGCGAGCGTTTTGCCCGCGATCTCGATGGGCTTTATGCCCTGGCCGGGGTTGCCGAGCGGTTCATGCCCGCCACGCGGCGCTTCAATGGCAAGAAGGTCGTCGATGCGCTGGCTCGCTCGGCCATGCTCGAGATGGATCTGCGCATGGAAGCGGCCGCCATGTCCGAGCTTGCCGACAATCTGGGCGATGACGGCGATTTTCGGGTCCCCGATGTATTCTGGGAACAGACCGGGCGCTCGGTCCTCACCACCGGCTGGATCGACGCCATCCCCATCCGCGAGGTCGAAAAGATCGAAGCGGCGGGCATGGACCGCAAAAAGCTTGCCGCGGGCCTGATCCAGAGCTTTTTGCGCCAGGCCATCCGCGACGGATTTTTTCACGCCGACATGCACCCGGGCAATCTGTTTGCCGACCCGAAAACCGGCGGCATCGTCGCCGTCGATTTCGGCATCATGGGTCGGATCGGCAAGCGTGAGCAGCGCTTCCTTGCCGAAATCCTCTATGGCTTCATCACCCGCGATTATTACCGCGTGGCCGAACTGCACCTCGATATCGGCTATGTGCCGCAAACCCACACCATCGACGATTTCGCCCAGGCCATCCGGGCCATCGGCGAACCGCTGGTCGGGCGCGGCGCCGATGAGATTTCCATGGCGCGGGTTCTGGCCCAGCTGATCGAGGTGACCGAGCTGTTCGACATGACCGCCCGGCCCGAACTGGTTCTGCTGCAAAAAAACATGGTGCTGGCCGAAGGCACCGCCCGCCTGCTCGATCCGCAATTCAACATGTGGACCGCCGCCGAACCGGTGGTTGGCGAATGGGTGCGCCGCGCGGTCGGGCCGCAGGGCAAGCTCGAAATCGCCAAAGAGGCCATCGACGAGGCGCTCGACCTGGCCAGGCGGCTCCCTGATCTGGGCCGCCGCGCCGAGCGCGTTCTGACCCGGCTCGAAGCCGACCAGATGCGTCAGGACAAAACGGACCCGTTGATCGAAACCCTCAAATGGGGGAGCCTTGCAACAATCGTTCTGGCGATCATCAGTCTGATCGCCCATCTGGGAGGCGCGCTGTGA